In Patagioenas fasciata isolate bPatFas1 unplaced genomic scaffold, bPatFas1.hap1 Unplaced_1, whole genome shotgun sequence, the DNA window ACCTGGCGTGGGTCCTGCAGTACGGCAATAACGTCATCAAGACCAAGGCTCTGGTGGTCTTCATAAACGtgatggctcagctggagagggaggaggccagCGCCATCGCCGTGCTGCTGGCAAACCTTCTCCTGCCCTTCTTTGATGACGTAAGGCTGATGTATAACCCTGAGCCTGGTGGGTGAGAACTGGGCAATGAcagctgccctgcagcccaggcactggagcaggggcttctcctctgctttccccccggggctcttgtgggatgggttctggttctgcagcccagcccagctgctccctgccagctgctcccacagctcctccccaccatggctgctggagctggtggggaTGCTGGGACGGCACTTTGAGGCACAGGCACTGCTGAACGAGTCTCTTGAGTGGCCCTTCATGCACCCAGGGCCGCAGATCTGGCCACAGCTGCAGTGTGCACAGTGCGCCCTGGAGCGTCCCCCCTCCCATCAGCCGTGCAGGAGCTCCTGCTCCCcgtgggcagggagctgctggtgctcaggtcctgctgtgctgctccctcccaggagctgagccagctgagagAGAGCTCCATCGGCCTCTTCAGACACCTGATGAAGATGGTGGTGGGGAACGACAAGACAAAGATGAAGAACACGGTGCGACTTggcctgctccctctcttcttccgcATGAGTGACCAAGTGCAGAGCGTGGCCAAGGTGCGGATTTCAAAGCTGAGCGGTGACGCAGGGAAGAGACCcctgggtgtttgggacccctgctccctaagggcagaatcaccccgggagcaaagcccagaggagggggacaccaggtctcctgccccaaccgtggtgccatctcccagcttctgctgtcccgtaggtggccagggaagccctcctggGTGCAGCAGAGCTCCTGAAATGGAAACAGCTCAGACACCTGGTACAGACTCAGCAGACATGGAGGattggagagagcttggtgaggacaaccccCAAGGACCAGGGCCCAAGCTGGATGggggctgccccacatgtctgtgctgtgggctctgcagaggtgcctcccctgccctcctgcagccccgagctgcgtccttgttccctgaactcaagaacagagcccccaagggctcttccctctgccccacacccagcaggagggagggcgctcagcacccctgggacccctcggcctgtgtctctcagccccacagggctcctggatgggacacgggaatggtcggaggggaaggggaacGTGGGTTCCTGGGAGGAGGGGCTGGTCCGgccagctggggagggacaggaggtgctcacagccctgtgctctctccagctggagcgggacaggagcagggctcaagAGCTCTTGAGCCAGAGCCTGCCGTACCTGAGGGACGCTCAGCCCAGCCTGCGAGAGGCGGCCCtgaggttcatcggtgagtccCAGCCCCCGGGTCCCTCCTTGGGCACCGCTGCCCTGGcaccaggagcagccctgtggctccagagccccggctgccccgggcaggcccttggcctcccctcccagccctgcccacgcagGTGGCCGCGGTGGCCGCCTCGCTCGGTCCCAGCATCTCggctcctgctgtcccctggggtgggcgctgcggaggggagggagcaggggctgatggagctctgtgcccagggctggctgcgcggcacctgagggacccaagcgaggaggagctggctgagatctgcagaggTGAGCAGGGAGCGCGGTCGGAGGGGACGCCTGGGGGTCTCTGTAGACATGGGAGCTCATCTGggctctgcttctttcccttgcagccaTTCAGCCCCTGGAGGGGGACAGCGACCCCTCCgtctgctccctggcagctcagaccGTTGGCATCGTGTGCTCTTCATGGAAGCGGCcgaggtctcgatggagcctgcgagccctgtgctgctggcgctgACCCAggacaggagcagctctgctggggaacacGGCTGGGGGGCAATAAAGAGCCCTTTGTGAAGTTGGGTTGGATGTCTGCCCTTCCCAAGGAGCCCAGAGCCGCTCTGAGGGCTCcggtgtggaggggttgctgggagatggagatttgttaccaagagacccataagtgaccaacAGAGACCCAGaagtcacacaaagagacccatgaGTGAccaacagagacccataagtgatgcatagagacccataagtgacacatagagacccataagtgatcaacagagacccataagtgatgcatagagacccataagtgaccaacagagacccataagtgacacatagtgatccataagtgacccacagagacccataagtgacacatagtcacccataagtgacccacagagacccataagtcacacaaagagacccataagtgaccaacagagacccataagtgacccacagagacccataagtgacacatagagacccataagtcactcacacagccccataagtgactcaaaGAGACCcgtaagtgccccatagcgtctcaccagtgccccatagaaccccacaaGTTACTCATGGAGcctcataagtgactcttagtgatCCATAAGTGCCTGTCAGTGACctccaagtgccccatagtgacccacaagttccccatacgtGCCCCAAAAGTGACCCAtaaagccccataagtgacccataggtgccccatagcatctccccagtgccccacagagccccataagtgacacatataGCCCCATAAGTGGCCTATAGCGACccataaatggctttgcgtgattcacattgaatcggagcgcCGAAGCCCCctaaagaccaccagaggacactgcgcgtGATCAAAGTCGTTCCGAGGTGTTGCAAttgatgttgcaatcaatgttgagtaactatttcaTATCCTAacgatcctaatgaatatatgaatatgtctgtgaatggactgtatacaTACTGTGCGACTGAGACTGACCGgggaagctttgggtgcgaacccctggtttcccagcgctggaataaagcaccgcatggaactgCGCCCGTGGCTCCGGGTCCTGATCGCTGACACTAAGATGTTCAAGGTTTACAGAcagaaccaaatgaggcacggactctgaacctggaaaagggaaaaaggtggttaagttctgtgtaaaaagttatgaaacttgtttatggagttatattgacagaggcaacgaacattttaagggttaagcaactacatagTAAGGGCCTGCTAACGAGCTAACATTCTaagccacataattaatatctagtttagagctgtatgtacccAATCGTGCTAAACAAGCAGGACTGCGtcaaatgccgagatcagaagttttacggcaccagctgcaaccttgaggagacgagatcgccaagatttccagcacaaagggggcgccaggccgggttcaaccgccttggccgcttgggtcccagcccgttcctcacaatgagccaaaggggcaaagcccactgtgaggaggctgaggagccttcacccaaagaccccaaggacccctcctcaaatgcacccagtgccactgcgcaggagaacagggggctcagggctgtggaaagggatctgagatcacctcatgaatatgcacagttctggggtcattatgaatatgaacactcactgtaattaacacacttcctgttgttaaaggtgtgcgtgttgggccgagcgaatcccccgcgcaccccgcgctgtttcgcttgtgctctcatgaacccgcgtttaaagaacacaattaaagaattggattaaacagcagcgagagcccgcaaCGGGCGGCGGCGccaccgcggggctgcgcgggggctgcactgcgcaggcgcggagCCGTCTCGGGGAGGGGAGGGACTTCCCTCTGGAAGGGGCACAGCcaatgggcatcaggaggccgcctccaggccaatggcggctcgggacgggtgctgagggacggtgacgggccggctgtgtggccaatggcggtgccgggggcgtggccatgcagcccgccccgggagcagcggcccggccgtggcggttcgtgccctgctgccgccggagcgccgctgccacgggcgggtcctgcggctgcagcggctgcgggggcgggcgggggcccggggctgcggccccgctggccggggccgggcggtcgccgtgttgcccccgggcggtcgccgtgttgccctcgggcggcagtgggggggtcccgctggtcgcccccgcagttccgcggttgaaaatcctcctcacaaGGCGCTGGGACCGCGATCGCCGCCAGTTCCGTCCCGGGTGAGCGGCGGGGGCGGATTTGGTTGTTGCGGGGGTTgtgggggcgcggggcgggtctgggggtgcaggggagctgtgggggttggggtgcagccggcaggagggaccaggtttggggggccctgggtccctttgcagggaggggaggccctgctgaccctgcctcccccagcaaatccccctgcggggctccccccgcccccccgatcggtccccgccccccgcgactccctcaagtccccctgaacctcaatgcccctttttgaccccaaaacagccccaaatgtgccccccaatgtccctttaacacaccctccccccagcccccccgcaccaaggcctccagtgtataaattaaatgtgtaacattaaacgcgacatttgaacgttaactaaaaaccaacaaatgttgacgtttcgttgaggtttttgtcgaattttggtttcacggaagggagcgttgttggaaatttactgcgattaatgttttgctttaaaaactttttgtatctcagaagtgacctgaacagtttgataaagaacatttcaaattaaattaatttcccattaaatttcttgggattaaacgtccgtcagaggcagtggtgcttaaaccccacttcattggtccctctccgcattaaaaatccatcattaaacagttaaatatttcccgtaattaaacccctgtgatctccattctgtagtttaaagatgcggtgactgagcggttgaacagccgatatcgctctgagcgcgtggctcaatctcttgattcatctcagttcatccccaccaaccccgtcgccgttcatgggaaggtacccgggtggatggagggggcgggcggtgggtgtgggctccctgggcttcagcaaagcctctgacaccgtctgcacagcatccgcacagctgagctggggaggggtgctctgggcagtggggagtggggggtgcaaactggctgagagggagaagccagagagtggtggtcaatgggcagagtccggttgaggcctggatccagtgcagggcctcaggggccaatattattcaatatattcattaacgattcggatgagggaattgagtgactgtcagcgagtttgctggggacaccaagctgggaggagtgggtgaccctggaagctgtgctgccatcagagacctggacaggctgagagctgggggggataacctggtgagatttaacaaggggaagtgcagagtgctgcacctgggcaggaacaaccccagggtcagtataggctggggaatgagctgttagagagcagggtagggaaagggagctggggtcctggggacagcagggtgaccatgagccagcactgggcccttggggccaggaagccaatgggacctggggtgggttagaagggggtggtcagtaggtcagagaggttctcctgcccctctgctctgccctggggagaccacccctggaatattgtgtccagttgtggcccctcagctccagaaggacagggaactgctggagagggtccagcgcagccaccaagatgctggagggagtggagcatctcccgtgtgaggaaaggctgagggagctgggctctttagtttggaggagactgagaggtgaccttagtaatatttataaatatgtaaagggtgagtgccaggaggatggagcc includes these proteins:
- the LOC136115811 gene encoding maestro heat-like repeat-containing protein family member 7 isoform X2, translated to MDNMLEALLLNSGASRASELLHNIFQMLLTFGSSGREHVRQRALGRIEELSFVLAESPTLGVPKITSCIHKTLGFISTAPARQRVASLIVPMADKCPAEVVSTLLTIAPPGDSTALALWEVMFSVPQTLQNVLKELLIQLQDRHCRVLHTCWEDTSILRLAMLASSDLQDEEFAAMYLVMRFLREQSPKVLSLVLRALMTLSEREEMARKMKVMLPDLAWVLQYGNNVIKTKALVVFINVMAQLEREEASAIAVLLANLLLPFFDDELSQLRESSIGLFRHLMKMVVGNDKTKMKNTVRLGLLPLFFRMSDQVQSVAKVAREALLGAAELLKWKQLRHLVQTQQTWRIGESLLERDRSRAQELLSQSLPYLRDAQPSLREAALRFIGLAARHLRDPSEEELAEICRAIQPLEGDSDPSVCSLAAQTVGIVCSSWKRPRSRWSLRALCCWR